ATTGTGCTGAAGCGGGGCTGGATGGAGGAGCGCGAGTTTCTGGAAACCACCGCCCTGTGCCGCATTCTGCCGGGGCCGGTATTCGCCAATACTGCAGCTCATCTGGGGATGCGCCTGGGGGGTGTGCCGGGGGGCCTGCTGGCCCTGCTGGGGGTCTTGACCCCAGGGGCCCTGCTGATGCTGTTGCTGAGTTTTGCCTACTTCCGCTTTGGCGCAGTCCCCGGCTCAGTGGCCGAAAGCGCCCTGAATGGGGTGGCGGCTGCCGCTATTGGTTTGATTCTGGCCACCATGCTGCGCCAGGCTCCCCTTGCGCTGGACTCGCTCAAGGCCATGGGGCTGGCCCTGGGGGTCTTTGCGACCTATGGCCTGCTGCACTGGCCGTTGTTGCTGGTGCTGCTCTTGTTTGTGCCGGTGGGCATGGCTTTGTACTGGCAAGAGGCCCGTCTACCCATGCTGGAAACGGAGGCCGAGGGGCGTGGGTGAAACCCTCGAGGTCTTTCTGGCCTTCCTGCGTTTTGGGGTGCTCAGCTTTGGCGGGGGCATGGCCAACCTGCCCGAGATGGCCCGGGTCATCATTGGCAACGGCTGGGTAACCCGCCAGGAGTTTGCCGACGGCTTTGCCCTGGGGCAGTTTGTGCCGGGGCCCAATATGCTGGCGGTGCTGTTCTATGGCCTGAGCGCCGCGGGGCTGGGCGGGGCTCTGGCCGCTGCCCTGGGCATGTTTTTGCCGGGCGCGGTGGGGGCCATGTGGTTGGTGTGGGGCTGGCAGTGGATGGCCAGGGCCCAGTGGAGCCGGGCCTTACGCAAGGCGTTGGTGCCCATCAGCATGGGCTTGAGCGCCAGTATGGTCTTGGTGCTGGTTCAGCTTAGTGTGGACTCGCTTTTCTGGGGCCTGGGGGTGTTGGTGGGCTGCTTCCTGATTTACCGCGGCGTGGGGGTGGCCGCCGTAATTGCTGGAGGGGGGCTGCTGGGGCTCTTGCTGGGGCTCGGATAGGGGTTACGAGGGGCTCGAGGTCTCTTGAAGGGTCAGCACATAATCGATCCAGGCAGGCTGTTTGACGAAGCCCAGCGCCTCGTTGATGGCGAGCATGGCCCGGTTGCCCGTTTCGTTGCCGGTGCGGATTTCTTTTGTGCCATAGGCTTGGGCGAAGCGGATCGCCTTCAATTTGAGCGCCAGGGCCAGGCCTTTGCGGCGGTAGGCCCGGCGGGTGCCGGTGAGGCCGGTTTGCAGGTAGTCGCCATCGGTTTTCCAGAGGGTGCTCAGGGCTACATACTGGCCGGTGGATTTGTCTATGGCTACAAAATGACCTTCGGGCAGGTAGTAGCGGCTCTCGAACACCCACTTGCAGTAGTCCTCGAAGCTCACCTCGCTCATCTCCTCGGGGCGGGGTACGTCCAGGCGGGCCTCGAGCCAGAGGTCGTAGAGCTTTTGCCGGTGCGCTTTGTCGGCCTCGAGCTCCTTCAAGCTCTTTAGCTCAAACCCCGCTGCTTCCACCGCCTCTATCCGGCCCGCCCAGGGGCTGAAGTCGAAGCTCTGCACGTTCAGGCGCGACTCCCAGTAGCGCATCTTCTCGGCAAAGCCCAGCTTTTGGAGCCAGGCCAGGGCCTGGGGCTGATCCTCGCGGGTGCTGCTCAGAATCGAGATGGGGTGGTGGGGCTTTAGGGCGCTTAACACCTGCCGGTACAGCGCCTTGCCAATGCCCTGGCTGCGGAACGCAGGCTTCACCGTGACCCAGACCCCAAACTTCTGCGGGTGGTACATGCCCTCGAACTGGGTGTAGTCGCCCACACCCACCACCTGGCCTTCTACCTCGGCCACAAAGCGGCCCCACTTAATCTGGGGGGCGTGGTCGTCGTGCTCGCGCAGGCTGGCTTCGCTGTGCGCTTCGTCGGGCCAGGCGGTTTTCAGCACCTCGGCAAGGGCCGGGTAGTCGCGGTCTTCGAAGGGTCGGATGACAAGGTTGAAAGACATGAAGGCTCCTCGGTGAGTGCTATCCTGAAGGGGTGAGCAAGAAGACCCGCCAAAAGCTGGCCGCCATCGTGACCACGGTGGTGTTTGGCTTTTTGTTGTTCAAGCTGCTCGAGCGCACCTTCGTGCTGATCTGGGTCAACACCCCCTGGTGGGGTGCGCTCTTGATGTTGATTGTGCTGTTTTTGCTCATCGACTACCTCATCAGCCGGGCCTTTGGGGTACGGGACTGAGGCGTAAAAACACCGTGGCCGGCTCCTTGACAAAGCCCATCGCCTCGTTGATGGCCAGCATGGGCCGGTTGGCCTGGTGGTTGGAGGTGCGGATGTACCGCGCCCCATAGGCTTTGGCGAAGGCTGCGGCCCGCAGCTTGAGAGCCAGCGCCAGGCCCTTGCGGCGGTGGCTTTTGCGCACCCCGGTGAGGCCGGTTTGCAGGGTCTGGGGGCGATGGGACTTGAAAAGCATACTCACCCCCACCAGCCGCTCGCCTTCCAGGGCTACAAAGAACCCCTCGGGCAACAGGTTCGGGTCTTCCAGGGTGCGCTTCTGCCAGACCTCAAAGGGCCAGGGGGTGATGGGCTCGGCTGCTGGCACATCGCCCAGGAGCTCGATTTCCAGCTCGTATAAGGCCCGCAGGAAGCCCTCCTCCTGCCAGGGCAACTCGCTCAGGGAGGCCAGCGCAATGCCAGGCGGCAAGGGGCGCACCAGGGGGGTGGGGTCGAAGGCGGCCAGATCCAGCACCGACGGCCAGCGGCGCTCCACCTCGGTGAAGCCCTGCTCGAGCCAAAAGCGGTACTCCGGCCAGTTTTCCCTGACCTGTGCCCAAAGCTCCTGGGGCTGGTGGGGAGTCAGCCGTTCCAGCAGGAAGTCCCAGAGCTGCGCCTGCAGGTTCTGGGCTTCGGGGCGCAGGTAGTACTGCACCTCGAGGGCCCCCGGCTTGGGGTCGTAGTAGGGGGTGGCGTACTCCAGCATCCCCACCACCTGACCATTTTGTTCGACCAAGAAGCGCTCGAGCAGGTCGCCTTCTGCGCGGGTCTGATCCAGGTGCTTTAGCCCGGCGAGGTTCAGGGGGCTCTCGGGGTGGGCGGCCTGGCGAATGGAAGCATAGGCCTGGTAGTGCTCCAGAGTGAACTCAAAGGGGTGTATGCGCATAGGGCTCCAAAAAAAGCGGGGGGCATTCGGTTTGCCCCCGCCTGGATTAAAGGCGCTTTTATGGCATTCGTGTACCCATGGGGCGGCAAACCACCGATGTTGCGGGGATGGACTGAAAATGAACGGGCATCGTAGGTTCACCTCCTTGGTGCTGCTTGCGCGACTGCTGGGAGTGTAGCACGGGGTACGGGAGCTTGGCAAGGCAGTTTTGGTTGTTGTTGTCACTTGGTTACGCCCCACACAGCTTTTTGCGCTATGATAAGGGGCAATGGTCGAATTTTCACGAGATTTGTTGGGTTTGGAGCAGCGCATCGTGATGGTGACGGGGGCGGGGCGGGGCTTTGGCCGCTCCATCGCCCGTTCCTATGCCCGCAATGGGGCCACCGTCATCACCGTTGACCCCGACGTAGAGATGGCGACCGCCATCGCCTCCGAGGTTGAGCAGCTAGGTGCCCCCGCCATTCCCATCCGGGGGGATATGTCGGTGGTGCTGGACGTGATGAACACCTTCGAGAAAATCGAGGAGCTTTTCGGAGTGCTGGATGGGATTGTCCACGTAACCAGTGCCGAGAGCAAAACCCCCTTTGTGGAGCTGCTCGAGGGGGAGTGGTACGACCTGCTCAATGCCGACGTGAAGTCGAGCCTGTACGTGTTGCAGCAGGGCTTGCGCTACCTGAGTGGGGGCGGCTTCGTCACCCTGGTGCTGCCCCCCCTGCAGCGGGAACAACCCCACGTTGCTGCGATTCGTGGGGCGGTGTCGGGCCTGATCGAGGGGGCCACCCGCATCTTCCCTACCAACGTGCGGGTCAATGGGGTGATACCCAGCCGTGATCCCGTAGGGGAGGAGCACGATCGCTCCCTGGTGCGGGTAGCTGTGGCCCTGGGCTCGATGGTCTCGGAGGGGGTTCGGGGCCAGCTCCTGGAGGTTTTGCTACCCGAGCCGCCCCACCAGCCCGAAATCTACGACCTGCTGAGGGAGCTGCCCTGAGGGAGCGGGGCGCTCTGGCCCCTTGGATTGAGCCTATGAACTGCCCTTTTTGTGGAAACCCCGATAGTCGCGTGCTGGACTCGCGCCCTTCTGACGAGGGCTCGGTAATTCGCCGCCGCCGCGAGTGCCCAGCCTGCAAGCGCCGCTTTACCACCTACGAGCGGGCCCAGGTGGAGCCGTTGCTGGTCATCAAGCGTTCGGGGCGCAAGGAGACCTTCGACCCCAACAAACTGCTGCGGGGTTTGACCTTAGCGGCCCGGAAGCGGCCCATCGACCCGGAGGTTTTGCAGGAGTTCGCCTTTGGCTTTGAAGATACGGTCAAGGAAATGGAAATTGCCTCCGAGGAGATCGGCCTGCGTTCGCTGGCTTTCCTCAAGGAGCTGGATCCGGTGGCCTACATCCGCTTTGCCTCGGTCTACCGGGAGTTTGATAGCCTGGAAAACTTTATCGAGGAAGTGCGTAAACTCGATCGCAAACCGGGTAAGGGTAAAAAAGCACATAAAGAAGAAAAGTCCGAAGAAGAAATGTCCGACCTGGCTGATGAGGCCAAGCTGGGGACAGTCTGATGACAGTCTGGGTTGGCTGGACAAAATCCCAATCCCTGGCCGCTGACCTGCTCGGGGGTGTTAGACTATGGGTGTGAGTGACCCGCTGGCCGAGTTGAACCGTCTGCAGGAACGTGACCTCGAGCTTGACCAGATTCGCGAAGACCAATCCCGCATTCCCGAGGAGCTGGCCCAGGCCCGTCTGCACTTGAGGCAATTGGAAATTCATCTGGGCGATTTGCAGGAGCAGCTGCGTGAGGTGCGTATGGCCTACCATAAGGCCGACCTCGAGCTGCAAGACCTGAAGAGCAAGCGTGAAAAAGCCAAGGCCGCGCAGGCTCAGGCCACCGGGGCCAAAGAGCAGACTCAGTACGGCGAGCAGATACGTCAGCTTTCGGGTCTGATTGAAGACCTCGAGGGCAACAACAAGGACATCGTGGGCCAGATTATGCCCCTGCTGGAGCAGATCGAGAAGCTGGAAGAGCAGCTAATCCAGGTAAAAGCCCAGGTAGATGAGGCCAGGCCCAGGCTCGAGGCCCTGGAAACTGCCAACCAGCAGCGCGTGGATGCCCTCGAGGCCGACTACCAGTCCAAAAAGGCCGACCGTGACCAGCTTGCAGCCACCATCCCGGCGGCCATCGTCAAGGAGTACGAGTCGATTCGCAGGGCCCGCAAAGGCACGGGTCTGGCCAAAATGGCCAAAACCGGCAACGGCTACCGCTGCACGGCCTGCAACGTGCAACTTCCCATGCACGTGGCCCAGCAGGTTCACCAGGCCAGCAAGGTGGTGCGCTGCCCCTCTTGTGGGCGCATCCTGTGGAAAGGCGAATAGCCCGCCACATGCCCTATACCCCCATCCTGGCTACCCTGGGCTTCGTGCTTTCGCCCAGCGGACGAGAGGTTTTGCTGGTTCATCGCAATGCCCGGCCCCAGGATCCGGCCTATGGCAAGTACAACGGCCTGGGGGGCAAGCTCGAGCCCCACGAAGACGTGGCGGCGGGCATGCGGCGGGAAATCCTGGAAGAGGCCGGCCTAACCCCGCTGCAACTCAGCTTGCGCGGCACCATCTCCTGGCCAGGGTTCGGCCAGGGTGGTGAAGACTGGTTTGGCTTCATCTTTCTGGTCACCCGCTGGTCGGGGGTACCCTTTGCGGCCAACACCGAAGGCGAGCTGCACTGGGTTCCTATCCAGAAAATTCTGCGCCAGGAGCTGCCCATGTGGCCGGGCGACCGCTACTTCTTGCCGCTGGTCTTCGATGCTGACCCGCGCCCCTTTCATGGGGTGATGCCCTACCAAAACGGCCAGCCGGTTTCCTGGCAGTACCACCGTTAAAGTTAAGCCCTGCTGTGGGCTCTCATGCGGCTTTTCTGGCATCGTGCTACTATGGCGTTACGTTTTCGTACTGCTTTACGGTTTTATATCACATTAGAGGGGCGTTCAAGGTCTTATGATTACTCTTCATCGTTCGGGACAGTATCGCTTCTACGTCAACTCGGGCTACAACCTCGAGCAACCCTACATTTGCGTCAAGCACGAGGGACATTTCGCTAAATTCAGCTTGCAGCCGCTGGCTTTACAGTCCAACAATGGTTTTTCCCGTACCGAACTGGGCCGCATCCAGCAGGCCATTCTGGATGCCCGCGACCAGTTGCTCAAACACTGGGCCAACGCCAGGGGCACCGAGGGCGAAAAGCCCAGCGGCGAACTCTTGCTGCACGAACAGTAGGCC
This Meiothermus cerbereus DSM 11376 DNA region includes the following protein-coding sequences:
- a CDS encoding chromate transporter → MKVPLGKLFWAFLQVGLVAFGGGGTAQLYQAIVLKRGWMEEREFLETTALCRILPGPVFANTAAHLGMRLGGVPGGLLALLGVLTPGALLMLLLSFAYFRFGAVPGSVAESALNGVAAAAIGLILATMLRQAPLALDSLKAMGLALGVFATYGLLHWPLLLVLLLFVPVGMALYWQEARLPMLETEAEGRG
- a CDS encoding zinc ribbon domain-containing protein, with the translated sequence MGVSDPLAELNRLQERDLELDQIREDQSRIPEELAQARLHLRQLEIHLGDLQEQLREVRMAYHKADLELQDLKSKREKAKAAQAQATGAKEQTQYGEQIRQLSGLIEDLEGNNKDIVGQIMPLLEQIEKLEEQLIQVKAQVDEARPRLEALETANQQRVDALEADYQSKKADRDQLAATIPAAIVKEYESIRRARKGTGLAKMAKTGNGYRCTACNVQLPMHVAQQVHQASKVVRCPSCGRILWKGE
- a CDS encoding GNAT family N-acetyltransferase, encoding MRIHPFEFTLEHYQAYASIRQAAHPESPLNLAGLKHLDQTRAEGDLLERFLVEQNGQVVGMLEYATPYYDPKPGALEVQYYLRPEAQNLQAQLWDFLLERLTPHQPQELWAQVRENWPEYRFWLEQGFTEVERRWPSVLDLAAFDPTPLVRPLPPGIALASLSELPWQEEGFLRALYELEIELLGDVPAAEPITPWPFEVWQKRTLEDPNLLPEGFFVALEGERLVGVSMLFKSHRPQTLQTGLTGVRKSHRRKGLALALKLRAAAFAKAYGARYIRTSNHQANRPMLAINEAMGFVKEPATVFLRLSPVPQRPG
- a CDS encoding chromate transporter; the encoded protein is MGETLEVFLAFLRFGVLSFGGGMANLPEMARVIIGNGWVTRQEFADGFALGQFVPGPNMLAVLFYGLSAAGLGGALAAALGMFLPGAVGAMWLVWGWQWMARAQWSRALRKALVPISMGLSASMVLVLVQLSVDSLFWGLGVLVGCFLIYRGVGVAAVIAGGGLLGLLLGLG
- a CDS encoding GNAT family N-acetyltransferase yields the protein MSFNLVIRPFEDRDYPALAEVLKTAWPDEAHSEASLREHDDHAPQIKWGRFVAEVEGQVVGVGDYTQFEGMYHPQKFGVWVTVKPAFRSQGIGKALYRQVLSALKPHHPISILSSTREDQPQALAWLQKLGFAEKMRYWESRLNVQSFDFSPWAGRIEAVEAAGFELKSLKELEADKAHRQKLYDLWLEARLDVPRPEEMSEVSFEDYCKWVFESRYYLPEGHFVAIDKSTGQYVALSTLWKTDGDYLQTGLTGTRRAYRRKGLALALKLKAIRFAQAYGTKEIRTGNETGNRAMLAINEALGFVKQPAWIDYVLTLQETSSPS
- the nrdR gene encoding transcriptional regulator NrdR, with amino-acid sequence MNCPFCGNPDSRVLDSRPSDEGSVIRRRRECPACKRRFTTYERAQVEPLLVIKRSGRKETFDPNKLLRGLTLAARKRPIDPEVLQEFAFGFEDTVKEMEIASEEIGLRSLAFLKELDPVAYIRFASVYREFDSLENFIEEVRKLDRKPGKGKKAHKEEKSEEEMSDLADEAKLGTV
- a CDS encoding DUF4160 domain-containing protein, with protein sequence MITLHRSGQYRFYVNSGYNLEQPYICVKHEGHFAKFSLQPLALQSNNGFSRTELGRIQQAILDARDQLLKHWANARGTEGEKPSGELLLHEQ
- a CDS encoding SDR family NAD(P)-dependent oxidoreductase; translation: MVEFSRDLLGLEQRIVMVTGAGRGFGRSIARSYARNGATVITVDPDVEMATAIASEVEQLGAPAIPIRGDMSVVLDVMNTFEKIEELFGVLDGIVHVTSAESKTPFVELLEGEWYDLLNADVKSSLYVLQQGLRYLSGGGFVTLVLPPLQREQPHVAAIRGAVSGLIEGATRIFPTNVRVNGVIPSRDPVGEEHDRSLVRVAVALGSMVSEGVRGQLLEVLLPEPPHQPEIYDLLRELP
- a CDS encoding NUDIX hydrolase, with product MERRIARHMPYTPILATLGFVLSPSGREVLLVHRNARPQDPAYGKYNGLGGKLEPHEDVAAGMRREILEEAGLTPLQLSLRGTISWPGFGQGGEDWFGFIFLVTRWSGVPFAANTEGELHWVPIQKILRQELPMWPGDRYFLPLVFDADPRPFHGVMPYQNGQPVSWQYHR